The window GCGCCGTGAAGTACTCCTCCAGGTGGAATGCCTTGCGCATGGGCACCAGCAGCGTGATCACCATGGCCAGCCCACTGAAGATGGCACCGGCCACGAAGTAGGGCGCGAAGATGGTGGTGTGCCACCCCGGCACAATAGACACGGCGAAGTCCCACGACACTACCGAATGGACCGACAGCACCAGGGGCGTGGCCAACGCCGCCAGGTAGAGGTACGCGCGCGTGAAGTGCTTCCACTCCCGGTCCGTACCCCGCCAGCCCAGCGAGAGCACGCCATACAGTCGCCGCCGCCAGCTCACCGTGGCCGCGTCGCGCGCCGCCGCCAGGTCCGGGACCATGCCGATGTAGAAGAAGGTGGCGCTGACGGTGAAGTACGTGCCCACGGCGAACACGTCCCAGAGCAGCGGGGAGCGGAAGTTGGGCCAGATCTGGCGCTGGTTGGGGTACGGCAGCAAGTAGTAGAAGACCCAGGGCCGGCCCAGGTGGATGATGGGAAAGAGCCCCGCCGTCATCACCGCGAAGACGGTCATGGCCTCGGAGGCCCGGTAGATGGACTGGCGCCAGCGTGCGCGGAACAGGTACAGGATGGCGGAAATGAGGGTGCCCGAGTGGGCGATCCCGACCCAGAAGACGAAGCTGGTGATGTAGACGCCCCAGCCCACCGGGTTCATGAGCCCGGACACGCCGATCCCCAGCACGATCTGCGTGGCCCAGGCAAAGGCGCCAAAGCCGAGGACGGCAAGCACGGCGGCCAGGAGGGTGAAGTACCCCCGCCCCGGCCGGCTCAGCATCTTCAGGACGTCCCGGTTCACCTCCTCGTAGGTGGTGATACCGGGGTGCGTCTCGGAGCGCGTTACCGCGGCCATTCTTGCCTTATCAGCCTGTCATCACCTTCTTCAGGTAGACGATGGCCGACTGCGTGTTCAGCTCTTCCAGCACGCGGTAGCCGCGGCCCGAAGCGGCCAGGCGCGCCACTCGCGACGCAGGATCCTTGACATTGCCGAAGACAATCGCCTCGCCCGGACACGTCTGGGCGCACGCGGGCACGATCTCGCCATCGCCTACACTGCGCCCCTCGAGCCGCGCCTGCTGCTCCCGCCCACGGATGCGCTGCACGCAGAACGTGCACTTCTCCATCACCCCTTTTTCCCGCACGGCCACGTCCGGGTTGAGCTGCCAGTCCAGCGGCGTGGGCCACTCCGCGCTGAAGAAATTGAAGTAGCGCACCTTGTACGGGCAGTTGTTGGCGCAGTAGCGGGTGCCCACGCAGCGGTTGTAGATCTGCGCGTTCAGCCCGTCCGGCGTGTGGTAGG is drawn from Gemmatimonadota bacterium and contains these coding sequences:
- the nrfD gene encoding polysulfide reductase NrfD; this encodes MAAVTRSETHPGITTYEEVNRDVLKMLSRPGRGYFTLLAAVLAVLGFGAFAWATQIVLGIGVSGLMNPVGWGVYITSFVFWVGIAHSGTLISAILYLFRARWRQSIYRASEAMTVFAVMTAGLFPIIHLGRPWVFYYLLPYPNQRQIWPNFRSPLLWDVFAVGTYFTVSATFFYIGMVPDLAAARDAATVSWRRRLYGVLSLGWRGTDREWKHFTRAYLYLAALATPLVLSVHSVVSWDFAVSIVPGWHTTIFAPYFVAGAIFSGLAMVITLLVPMRKAFHLEEYFTARHFDAMAKLILLTSLIVVYAYAVEYFMAWYSFEVPERGTFSDRALGDYWWATWIMITCNAFVPQLLWWRRVRTSIPALFVIAIFINIGMWFERFVIIISSLAHEYMPWQWGNYKPSWVEMSIAAGSFAWFLMWFLLFIRLLPPVSVAEL